The nucleotide sequence ATTTGAGTGACCCTGATTCAAGAAGATACCTAAAAGTAAGTGTGGCTCTTGAATTAACAAAAACTCCTGCCGACTCAGAACCTGCGAAAAAAGGTGGCGGACACGGCGAAGGAGCAGCAGCTTCACCGCTTGAAGAAGAAATGGCACAATATAAACCAGCAATCAGAGATGCCATTATTTCATCTCTATCAAGTAAAACTTCTGCCGAGCTATCAACAACTGCCGGTAAAGAGCTCGCTAAAGATGAAATTATAGACGCAGTAGACTCTATATTCGGTGGCGAAAGAGAAGTTATAAGAGTAAGTTTCGGACAGTTCATAATGCAATAGGGAGTTCAACCTTTTGGCTGAAATAAACAACGATATACAAAAAAATAAAGACCAAGCTGCAGTGAAAGAAAATCCTGCATTTTCAAGCTATCAAAATTTCAATGATTTTGAAAGCTATATGGACAATGAAGATGAGGATTTCAACGAACATCAAAAAGGCTATAAACTGTATAATTTTAGACGCCCTGATAAATTTTCAAAAGAACACTTAAGAGGTCTGCAAGATATACACAGAGAATTTTCTCGTCAATTGTCACTATCAATGACAGGATACCTCAGAATACCTATAAATGTCGACGTCGTATCTGTGGACCAAATCACATACGATGAATTTGTCGCATCTATGCCAACACCTATGACGGTTGGTATTTTTGAGCTCGACCCTCTATTGGGGCAAATATTAATCGGATTCAGCTTTGAAGTTATTTCAAGTATTGTAGATAGAATGCTCGGCGGTATCGGTACTGTAGAAATTCAATCGAGAGAACTTACCGATGTTGAAGAAGCTTTAACAAAGAAAGTTCTTGAAAAAACCATCAATACATTTGCAGACTCATGGTCAAATATCATGCCTGCTGTAGCGACATTGATTGATGTAGAGAATTCATTTAGTCTTGTGCAAGTCGCAAGCCCCGGCGAAATTATTGCACTGATTACACTAGAGGTGCAAATCAGTGGACAATATTACGGACTTATGAATATTTGTTTGCCATATCCGCTTCTTGAAAGCATAATCGGTCAATTGAGTACTCAACATATATTCCAAACAAAAGGTATTATGGCAACTGCCGAAGAAAAACAAAACATGATTGACAAATTAAACACATCTAATGTCGATATTGAAGTTTTGTTCGGCAAAACAAAAATTTCACTAAAAGATTTTATGGCATTAAAAGAAGGAGATGTTGTCCTTTTAGAAAATAAAATCCAAGACGATTTAGTCGTAAAAGTCAATGGAGCAAAGAAATTTTTTGCAAGACCAGGTACAATGAAAAACAAACTCTGCGTAAAAGTTGAGGAACGATATAATGAAACATCAGATATTTTAAAAAGCTATTTATAGAAAGGTTATTATGCCGGATAACGATGATATTTTAAACAATGAGACTTCTATTCCAGAGGAAACTGTCCAACCAATTCAAGAAACACCTGTTCTTGAAGATTTTACTGAAGAAAGCACTAATGACGCTCAACCTGAAGAATTATACAAAGAGCCGGTCACTGTTCAACCCGTAAAATTTTCCTCCTTTGAAAACGAAATCCAAACAAGTGCAGAAGAAAACAGCAACCTTGATATCTTGATGGATATCAATCTTGAATTGACTGTAGAACTCGGCAGATGTGAGCTTCCTATAAAAAAGGTATTGGAACTGACCAAAGGTTCTATTATTGAACTAAACAAAATCGCAGGAGAATCCGTTGACCTTTACGCCAATGGAAAGCACATAGCAAACGGGGAAGTCGTTGTTATCGGCGATAATTTTGGACTTAGAATCAATACCATAACATCACCTGAAGAACGATTAAAAGGTAATGTATAAAATAATATACTAATAAAAAAGACGCCTTTCGCAATAGACGTCTTTTTTATTTATATAAATTTTTATTTTAACAGTTTTGATTTCTATCAGCTCTTACTCTGTCGATAATCTCAGAAACTTCTTTTTCGTCTAAGGTTTCTCGTTCTAAAAGTTCTTTAGCAACAGCTTCAAGCATATCTCTATTTTCTGTCAATAAACTGTGGGCAATATCATAACGCTCATCAATAATATGTTTAATTTCTTTGTCTAAATCAGCTGCAATTTCTTCCGAATAGTTTTTTGTATGACCGAAATCACGCCCCATAAAGACATTTTCTTGAGATTTGCCGTAAGCCATTGTACCCATTTTGTCAGACATTCCCCATATTGAAACCATTTTGCGAGCTAAGTCAGTCACCTTTTCAATATCAGAAGATGCACCTGTTGAGATTTTATCTCTACCATAGATTATTTCTTCCGCAACTCTACCACCTAAAGTCATAGTGATTTGGTCAAGCAACTTTGCTTTTGTAACATGGACTTTGTTATCTTCCGGCAAATTCCAAGTGACGCCTAAGGCAAATCCACGAGGAATAATAGTTACTTTGTGCAATTTATCAGCATTTTCCAAGAAGAAGTGAAGAAGTGCATGACCGACTTCATGGTAAGAAGTAGCTTCTTTGTCCTCATCTGTCATTACTTTGCTTTTCTTTTCGATACCAACTATTACACGGTCAATTGAAGAATCAATTTCATCCATTCCGATTTTTGTTTTATCTTTACGAGCGGTTAAAAGAGCTGACTCATTTAACAAGTTTTGCAAATCAGCACCTGTGAATCCAGGGGTTCTTTTAGCCAATACTTTTAAGTCGACGGTATCATCAAGTTGCTTACCTTTAGAGTGAACTTTCAATATTTCTTCTCTACCTTTAACGTCAGGAGCACTAACCATAATTTGTCTGTCGAAACGGCCCGGTCTAAGCAAGGCACTATCCAAAATATCAGGACGATTTGTCGCCGCAATAACAATTATATTTACATTTTCATCAAAACCATCCATTTCAACAAGCAATTGATTCAATGTTTGTTCTCTTTCATCGTGCCCACCACCAAGACCGGCACCACGTTGACGACCTACTGCATCAATTTCATCTATAAAAATAATACAAGGGTGATGTTTTTTTGCTTGTTCAAATAAATCACGAACTCTTGAAGCACCGACACCGACGAACATTTCAACGAAATCAGAACCGCTTATTGAAAAGAAGGGAACTCCAGCTTCCCCAGCAACTGCCTTTGCCATCAAAGTTTTACCGGTTCCGGGAGGTCCGACAAGCAGAACACCTTTAGGGATTTTTGCACCGAGTTTCATATATTTTTCGCCGTTTTTCAAGAAATCTACAATTTCTTCAAGTTCTTGTTTTTCCTCATCTATACCTGCAACATCATTAAAAGTAATTTTAACTTTGCTATCGAGCATAAGTTTTGCTTTACTTTTACCAAAGGACATTGCTTGAGAGCCACCCGCCTGAAGCGTTTTAGCCATAACAACAAAAATGCCGATAATAAGCAACAAAGGAAGAGCAGTGCCTAAAAAGCCTAAAAACGATGAAGAATCACTTGGTTTTTTAATACTTACATTTACATTATGATTTTCAAGCAAAGGGTATAAATTATCATCATTCAAAGGAATCATGACTTTGTATTGCAAAGTCGCAGCAGGTTGAAGCTTGTTGCCTTGAGCGTTTGGAATAGTATCGTTGATTGGCTTTGCAACAAGCATATCACGTTCTATCTCTGTAGATTTTATTTCATTTGCCTTAACTTTTTTCAAGAAGTCAGTATAAGACAAGTCTTTGGTCGTAGTTGTTGAGCCTGTAAAGAGCATCGAAACAAGTGATAACGCTAATAGGACTATTACAATCCAAATACCGACTGATTGGCTTTTATTCATAAATTTTTCCTTATAATAAACTGATTACGGCTATTATAGCATTAAAATTAAGTTATGTTAATAATAAATTCAAGAGTTAGTGTGATTTTGCAAAATAGAAAGCCAAATCCTCAAAAACAGTTTGGTCTTTCACGTAGGAATTGAGCATTTTTTTTGAATCT is from Candidatus Gastranaerophilales bacterium and encodes:
- a CDS encoding flagellar basal body-associated FliL family protein, translated to MAKPNAPKDIAPKKPNEENKDKGAGTKILIVNVLTTAIICGLFLAANYFIQDSMFKKISTDSTQETTTEADQEAAGEERGVIVDLGDFTMNLSDPDSRRYLKVSVALELTKTPADSEPAKKGGGHGEGAAASPLEEEMAQYKPAIRDAIISSLSSKTSAELSTTAGKELAKDEIIDAVDSIFGGEREVIRVSFGQFIMQ
- the ftsH gene encoding ATP-dependent zinc metalloprotease FtsH, which codes for MNKSQSVGIWIVIVLLALSLVSMLFTGSTTTTKDLSYTDFLKKVKANEIKSTEIERDMLVAKPINDTIPNAQGNKLQPAATLQYKVMIPLNDDNLYPLLENHNVNVSIKKPSDSSSFLGFLGTALPLLLIIGIFVVMAKTLQAGGSQAMSFGKSKAKLMLDSKVKITFNDVAGIDEEKQELEEIVDFLKNGEKYMKLGAKIPKGVLLVGPPGTGKTLMAKAVAGEAGVPFFSISGSDFVEMFVGVGASRVRDLFEQAKKHHPCIIFIDEIDAVGRQRGAGLGGGHDEREQTLNQLLVEMDGFDENVNIIVIAATNRPDILDSALLRPGRFDRQIMVSAPDVKGREEILKVHSKGKQLDDTVDLKVLAKRTPGFTGADLQNLLNESALLTARKDKTKIGMDEIDSSIDRVIVGIEKKSKVMTDEDKEATSYHEVGHALLHFFLENADKLHKVTIIPRGFALGVTWNLPEDNKVHVTKAKLLDQITMTLGGRVAEEIIYGRDKISTGASSDIEKVTDLARKMVSIWGMSDKMGTMAYGKSQENVFMGRDFGHTKNYSEEIAADLDKEIKHIIDERYDIAHSLLTENRDMLEAVAKELLERETLDEKEVSEIIDRVRADRNQNC
- the fliN gene encoding flagellar motor switch protein FliN; translation: MPDNDDILNNETSIPEETVQPIQETPVLEDFTEESTNDAQPEELYKEPVTVQPVKFSSFENEIQTSAEENSNLDILMDINLELTVELGRCELPIKKVLELTKGSIIELNKIAGESVDLYANGKHIANGEVVVIGDNFGLRINTITSPEERLKGNV
- the fliM gene encoding flagellar motor switch protein FliM; the encoded protein is MAEINNDIQKNKDQAAVKENPAFSSYQNFNDFESYMDNEDEDFNEHQKGYKLYNFRRPDKFSKEHLRGLQDIHREFSRQLSLSMTGYLRIPINVDVVSVDQITYDEFVASMPTPMTVGIFELDPLLGQILIGFSFEVISSIVDRMLGGIGTVEIQSRELTDVEEALTKKVLEKTINTFADSWSNIMPAVATLIDVENSFSLVQVASPGEIIALITLEVQISGQYYGLMNICLPYPLLESIIGQLSTQHIFQTKGIMATAEEKQNMIDKLNTSNVDIEVLFGKTKISLKDFMALKEGDVVLLENKIQDDLVVKVNGAKKFFARPGTMKNKLCVKVEERYNETSDILKSYL